CGGTCGCGCTTCTCCTTTCGAGCCGCCACCGCTTCCGGGCTCTCAGGCTGGAGAAGCGTCGGCTGGAATGGTTGCTGTTGTTGCGTAGGAGCCACATTTCGCTGTGTAGTAGGCACGCGACTGTTCGACGGCGGCGTTCCGGACGGCGCAGCGATCCTCACGGTCTGCTGAAAACCAGGAGGCATGATTGCCGGCTGGAACGGCATCGGCTGCTGGACCACAGGCAATTGCTGTACTGTCGGCAACTGCTGTGCTGTCGCCGCTACCTGTACTGCCAGCGGTTGCTGCACTGTCGGCGATTGCTGCCGCACCTTGGGCCCCTGGCTTTGCCCTTGCGCGTCCTCCCACCCAGCCAGATGGCCGGCGAGATATCCCGCACGATAAGTAGCGGTGTCGTCGATTCTGACAGTCGGCGCCGAGCGGGCCCCTTCCCGTCGGCCCCGCACTAAGCCCAGTGCGTGGCCAATGACACCAATAAGGACCAAAAGCAGCAGCACAAGGCCTGTTGTCAAGAATCCCAGCATGGAAGCTCCTACGGTGAAGCCGGGCGCAACACCTGCACGGCATTAATCCAATCGATAGATTAATAATAGCAAAGAAGAACCCCACCACATAAGCGATGGGGTTCTTCTTTAGCTTGCTACCGACAACGCCGGTAGTTTGCCGACCTACAAGTAGAAACTACTTGATGATCTTGGTAACACGTCCCGAACCAACGGTGCGGCCGCCTTCACGGATAGCGAAGCCGAGGCCCTCTTCCATAGCGATCGGCTGGATGAGCTCAACGGTCATCTCAGTGTTGTCGCCAGGCATAACCATTTCCGTGCCTTCCGGCAGGGTGATAACGCCGGTTACGTCCGTGGTACGGAAGTAGAACTGCGGGCGGTAGTTCGAGTAGAACGGGTTGTGACGTCCGCCTTCGTCCTTGGAAAGGATGTAGACGTTGGCCTCGAAGTCGGTGTGCGGGGTGATGGAACCCGGCTTGACGACAACCTGGCCACGCTCGACGTCGTCGCGCTTGAGACCGCGGAGCAGGAGGCCACAGTTCTCGCCGGCCCATGCTTCGTCGAGCTGCTTGTGGAACATCTCGATACCGGTAACCGTGGTCTTCTGGATCGGGCGGATGCCAACGATCTCGACCTCGGAGTTGATGGCGAGGGTTCCACGCTCGGCGCGGCCCGTAACAACGGTGCCACGGCCGGTGATGGTGAAGACGTCTTCGATCGGCATCAGGAACGGCTTGTCGCGGTCACGTACGGGGTCCGGAACGGACTCGTCGACAGCTGCCATCAGGTCCTGGACGGACTTGACCCAAACCGGGTCGCCTTCCAGAGCCTTCAGACCGGAAACGCGAACAACCGGAGCTTCATCGCCATCGAAGCCCTGCGAGCTCAGGAGCTCACGAACTTCCATTTCGACGAGGTCGAGGAGTTCTTCGTCATCAACCATGTCCGACTTGTTCAGTGCGACCAGCAGGTAGGGAACACCAACCTGGCGGGCGAGCAGAACGTGCTCACGAGTCTGGGCCATCGGACCATCGGTTGCGGCAACCACGAGGATTGCGCCGTCCATCTGGGCAGCACCGGTGATCATGTTCTTGATGTAGTCAGCGTGACCGGGGGCGTCAACGTGTGCGTAGTGACGCTTCTCGGTCTGGTACTCCACGTGGGAGATGTTGATGGTAATACCGCGCTGGCGCTCTTCCGGAGCAGAGTCGATGGACGCGAAGTCGCGCTGCTCGTTGATGTCCGGGTACTGGTCGTACAGCACCTTGGAAATGGCGGCAGTCAGCGTCGTCTTACCGTGGTCAACGTGACCAATGGTGCCGATGTTGACGTGCGGCTTAGTCCGCTCGAACTTTGCCTTTGCCACAGGTTCCTCCTAGAACGATTTCAAGTGAAGTGCTCCTCGGCCGCGCTTTTCGCGGCAGAAACTTTAGCAAGTCTACTTGGGGGCTTGGTTTTGGTGAAATTGCAGATTCAGGAACCAATACTAGTTCCTAGAGCCTGTTCGCGCAGGGGGCCGGGCCGCGACTTTCGCCGCAGCCCCGCCACTCACGCTGAGATGCCTTCCCGGAACCGGAATTGCATCCGTTACCGGGAGATTACTCGCCGCGGGTTTTCTGGATGATCTCGTCGGCTACAGCCTTCGGGACCTCCGCGTAGCTGTTGAACGTCATGGAGTACACGGCACGACCCTGCGTCTTGGAACGGAGGTCGCCAATGTAACCGAACATGCCGGACAGCGGAACGTGTGCACGGATAACCTTTACACCTGCTGCGTCCTCCATGGACTGCATCTGGCCACGGCGGGCGTTCAGGTCACCAATAACATCACCCATGTATTCCTCAGGTGTGCGGACCTCAACATCCATCAGCGGTTCGAGCAGAACAGGGTTCGCCTTGCGTGCAGCTTCCTTGAAAGCCATACGGCCGGCGATCTTGAACGCCATTTCCGAGGAGTCAACATCGTGGGACGCGCCATCGATCAGCGTGGCCTTGATGCCAACAACCGGGTAGCCGGCCAGGACGCCGTCGTTCAGTGCATCCTGGATACCAGCGTCAACGGACGGGATGTATTCGCGCGGAACGCGGCCACCGGTGACCTTGTTCTCGAACTCGTACAGCTCGCCGGAAGAGGTGTCCATCGGCTCGATCGCGATCTGGATCTTTGCGAACTGACCCGAACCACCGGTCTGCTTCTTGTGCGTGTAGTCGTGACGCTCTACAGCGCGCTTGATGGTTTCGCGGTAAGCAACCTGCGGCTTGCCAACGTTTGCCTCAACCTTGAATTCGCGGCGCATGCGGTCCACCAGGATGTCCAGGTGGAGCTCGCCCATGCCGGCGATGATGGTCTGGCCCGTGTCTTCGTTGAGGGAGACCTGGAAGGTCGGGTCCTCAGCGGAGAGCTTCTGGATGGCCGTGGAGAGCTTCTCCTGGTCACCCTTGGTGTTCGGCTCGATGGCAACCGAGATCACGGGCTCCGGGAAGCTCATGGACTCGAGGACGATCTGGTTGTTGGAATCACACAGGGTGTCACCCGTGGTGGTGTCCTTCAGACCGATGGCTGCGTAGATGTGGCCGGCAGTAGCGCCCTCAACGGGCATTTCCTTGTTGGCGTGCATCTGGAACAGCTTGCCGATACGTTCCTTCTTGCCCTTGGTGGAGTTGACCACCTGGGCGCCGGCCTCAACGTGACCGGAGTACACGCGGATGAAGGTCAGCTGACCGAAGAACGGGTGCGCCGCAATCTTGAAGGCGAGGGCCGAGAACGGCTCGTCAGCAGAGGGCTTGCGGGTGAGTTCCTTCTCTTCGTCGCGAGGATCGTGACCGATCATCGGCGGGACGTCGAGCGGGTTCGGCAGGAAGTCAACAACAGCGTCAAGCATCGGCTGTACGCCACGGTTCTTGAAGGCAGAGCCACAGAACACCGGGTAGAGCTCGGAGTTGATGGTCATCTTGCGGATGCCGGCCTTCAGTTCCTCAAGGGTGAGTTCTTCACCTTCGAGGTACTTCTCCATGAGCTCTTCGGAGGCTTCGGCCACAGTCTCTACGAGCTGTGCACGGTACTCTTCAGCCTTGGCCTGGAGGTCCACCGGAATTGCCTGCACTTCGTAGGAAGCGCCCATCGTGACGTCACCCTTTGCGTCGCCAGGCCAAACCAGGGCACGCATTTCGAGGAGGTCAACAACACCGATGAAGTCGTTCTCAGCGCCGATGGGCAGCTGCATGACCAGCGGCTTGGCACCGAGGCGGGAAATGATGGTGTCTACGGTGAAGTAGAAGTCAGCGCCCAGCTTGTCCATCTTGTTGACGAAGCAGATACGCGGAACGTTGTACTTGTCAGCCTGGCGCCAAACAGTCTCGGACTGCGGCTCCACGCCTTCCTTGCCGTCAAACACTGCGACAGCACCGTCGAGGACGCGCAGGGAGCGCTCAACCTCAACCGTGAAGTCAACGTGGCCCGGGGTGTCGATGATGTTGATCTGGTTCTTGTCCCAGAAGCAAGTCACGGCGGCAGACGTGATGGTGATGCCGCGTTCCTTTTCCTGTTCCATCCAGTCGGTCGTCGAGGCGCCGTCGTGCGTCTCGCCGATCTTGTGGTTCACACCCGTGTAGAACAGGATGCGCTCGGTAGTGGTGGTCTTGCCGGCATCGATGTGGGCCATGATGCCGATATTGCGGACCTTGTTAAGGTCGGTAAGCACGTCCTGTGCCACGGGGTCTCCCTTTCGGATGGACTACACGTTCGCCGCCGGCTCGGTTGAGCCGACGGCGCCCGGGAGGATTTACCAGCGGTAGTGTGCGAAGGCCTTGTTGGACTCGGCCATCTTGTGGGTGTCTTCGCGACGCTTGACAGCGGCACCGAGACCGTTCGAGGCATCCAGGATTTCGTTCTGGAGGCGCTCGGTCATGGTCTTCTCGCGGCGGGCCTTGGAGTAGCCCACGAGCCAACGCAGGGCGAGGGCGGTGGAGCGACCCGGCTTGACCTCAACCGGAACCTGGTAGGTGGCGCCACCAACACGGCGTGAACGCACCTCGAGGGAAGGCTTGACGTTGTCCATGGCCTTCTTGAGGGCAGCAACGGGGTCGCCGCCGGACTTGGCACGTGCACCTTCGAGGGCACCGTAAACGATGCGCTCTGCGGTGGACTTCTTGCCGTCAACCAGAACCTTGTTGATCAGCTGAGTGACCAACGGGGAGCCGTAAACGGGATCGGAAACTAGCGGCCGCTTCGGGGCCGGACCCTTGCGAGGCATATTACTTCTTCTCCATCTTTGCGCCGTAACGGCTGCGGGCCTGCTTGCGGTTCTTGACACCCTGGGTGTCGAGTGCGCCGCGGACGATCTTGTAGCGGACACCCGGAAGGTCCTTCACACGACCACCACGGACGAGCACGATGGAGTGCTCCTGGAGGTTGTGGCCAACGCCGGGGATGTAAGCGGTAACTTCAACGCCACCGTTGAGGCGCACACGTGCCACCTTACGAAGAGCCGAGTTCGGCTTCTTGGGGGTGGTGGTGTAAACGCGGGTGCAAACACCGCGGCGCATCGGGCTGCCCTTCAGCGCGGGAGCCTTGGTCTTGGAGACCTTAGGCGTGCGGCCCTTGCGGACCAGCTGGTTAATCGTAGGCACTTTCGTGTTCTCCGTTGTTTGATCTCTGCCCCCACACACAGGCGCCAGCCAGTGTAAACGTGGGAACTTTGGCGTTGCTCATGCGGCCGGCCGAAACATCCGGTAGGCGTGCAAAAGTGCGGCATTCGTTGCGCATGTTGCCCGCAACCCGGAAACAGGCTCCACCCAGCACCATGAGAACAAAACCAAAATGATGCTGCGGCGGCCTTCATCCACTGCCACACAGAACAATTACCAAAATTCTAGCACGGCTTGATCTGAGGCCTTAATCGGGTGTATGGCGTTCCGTTAACGGGACAGGCCCCGCACTCTTGAGTGCGGGGCCTGTCCTTCAGCCATTAACTACTGCTGGTTTCAGCGGAAGTCGTTGCCGAGATCGTAGTCATCCAGCGGGATGGCGTGGAACTCGGGAGCACCGTCGCCGCCCAGGGCGTCATACGAGAAATCGGTGAAAGCGCTGGGGCCCGTGAACAGGCTTGCCTTTGCTTCCTCGGTCGGCTCAACCGTGACCTCTGTGTAACGGGGCAGGCCCGTTCCGGCCGGGATGAGCTTACCGATGATGACGTTCTCCTTGAGGCCGAGCAGAGGATCGCTCTTGCCTTCCATGGCCGCCTGCGTCAGGACGCGGGTGGTCTCCTGGAAGGAAGCGGCCGACAGCCAGGACTCGGTTGCCAGGGACGCCTTGGTGATACCCATGAGTTCCGGACGACCTGAAGCCGGGGACTTGCCCTCGGACACGACGCGGCGGTTCTCGTCTTCGAAGCGGGAGCGCTCTGCAAGCTCACCAGGGAGCAGGTCGGAGTCGCCGGATTCGATGACGGTCACGCGGCGCAGCATCTGGCGGACGATAACCTCGACGTGCTTGTCGTGGATACCAATACCCTGGCTGCGGTAAACGCCCTGGACCTCGTCCACAAGGAACTTCTGTGCGGCACGGGGACCCATGATGCGCAGAACCTGCTTCGGGTCCACCGGACCGTTGATCAGCTTCTGGCCGACGCTGACGTGCTCGCCATCCTCGATGAGGAGACGGGAACGGCGCAGCACCGGGTAGGCAATCTCTTCGGAACCATCGTCCGGAGTGATGACCAGGCGCATCTGGCGCTCGGACTCTTCGATGGTGATGCGGCCGGCTGCTTCAGCAATCGGTGCGACACCCTTCGGAGTACGGGCTTCGAAGAGCTCCTGGATACGGGGCAGACCCTGGGTGATGTCGTCGCCACCACCAGCAGAAACAGCGCCACCGGTGTGGAACGTACGCATGGTCAGCTGGGTACCGGGCTCACCGATGGACTGTGCGGCGATGATGCCCACGGCCTCGCCGATGTCCACGGTCTTGCCCGTTGCCAGCGAACGGCCGTAGCAGAGTGCACAGGTGCCGACCTTGGACTCACAGGTGAGTACGGAGCGGACCTTGACTTCGGTGATACCTGCAGCCAGCAACTGGTCGATAACGACGTCGCCGCAGTCGGTTCCGCCGGCAGCCAGGACGTTGCCCTGGGCATCGACGACGTCGACAGCCAGCGTACGTGCGTAGGCGCTGTTCTCGACGTTCTCGTCCAGGACGAGCTCACCGTTGGAATCCGGCACGGCGATCGGCGTGAGCAGACCGCGCTCGGTACCGCAGTCCTCTTCGCGGACGATGACGTCCTGCGAAACGTCCACCAGACGACGGGTCAGGTAACCCGAGTTGGCGGTACGGAGAGCGGTATCGGCCAGACCCTTACGGGCACCGTGCGTGGCAATGAAGTATTCCAAGACCGACAGGCCCTCGCGGTAGGAGGACTTGATCGGGCGAGGGATGATCTCACCCTTCGGGTTGGCCACAAGACCACGGATACCCGCGATCTGGCGAACCTGCATCCAGTTACCACGTGCACCGGAGGACACCATGCGGTTGATGGTGTTCATCGGGGACAGGCTGTCACGCATCGCCTGGGCGATCTCGTTGGTGGCCTTGTTCCAGATCTCGATCAGTTCCTGGCGACGCTCGTCGTCGTCGATCAGGCCCTTGTCGTACTGACCCTGGATCTTGGCAGCCATGTTCTCGTAACCAGCCAGGATGGCGGGCTTGGAGGTAGGCACCTCGATGTCGGAGATAGCCACGGTGACGCCCGAGCGGGTTGCCCAGTAGAAACCGGCATCCTTCAGGTTGTCCAGCGTGGCAGCCGTGACAACCTTCGGGT
This genomic stretch from Micrococcaceae bacterium Sec5.1 harbors:
- the tuf gene encoding elongation factor Tu translates to MAKAKFERTKPHVNIGTIGHVDHGKTTLTAAISKVLYDQYPDINEQRDFASIDSAPEERQRGITINISHVEYQTEKRHYAHVDAPGHADYIKNMITGAAQMDGAILVVAATDGPMAQTREHVLLARQVGVPYLLVALNKSDMVDDEELLDLVEMEVRELLSSQGFDGDEAPVVRVSGLKALEGDPVWVKSVQDLMAAVDESVPDPVRDRDKPFLMPIEDVFTITGRGTVVTGRAERGTLAINSEVEIVGIRPIQKTTVTGIEMFHKQLDEAWAGENCGLLLRGLKRDDVERGQVVVKPGSITPHTDFEANVYILSKDEGGRHNPFYSNYRPQFYFRTTDVTGVITLPEGTEMVMPGDNTEMTVELIQPIAMEEGLGFAIREGGRTVGSGRVTKIIK
- the fusA gene encoding elongation factor G translates to MAQDVLTDLNKVRNIGIMAHIDAGKTTTTERILFYTGVNHKIGETHDGASTTDWMEQEKERGITITSAAVTCFWDKNQINIIDTPGHVDFTVEVERSLRVLDGAVAVFDGKEGVEPQSETVWRQADKYNVPRICFVNKMDKLGADFYFTVDTIISRLGAKPLVMQLPIGAENDFIGVVDLLEMRALVWPGDAKGDVTMGASYEVQAIPVDLQAKAEEYRAQLVETVAEASEELMEKYLEGEELTLEELKAGIRKMTINSELYPVFCGSAFKNRGVQPMLDAVVDFLPNPLDVPPMIGHDPRDEEKELTRKPSADEPFSALAFKIAAHPFFGQLTFIRVYSGHVEAGAQVVNSTKGKKERIGKLFQMHANKEMPVEGATAGHIYAAIGLKDTTTGDTLCDSNNQIVLESMSFPEPVISVAIEPNTKGDQEKLSTAIQKLSAEDPTFQVSLNEDTGQTIIAGMGELHLDILVDRMRREFKVEANVGKPQVAYRETIKRAVERHDYTHKKQTGGSGQFAKIQIAIEPMDTSSGELYEFENKVTGGRVPREYIPSVDAGIQDALNDGVLAGYPVVGIKATLIDGASHDVDSSEMAFKIAGRMAFKEAARKANPVLLEPLMDVEVRTPEEYMGDVIGDLNARRGQMQSMEDAAGVKVIRAHVPLSGMFGYIGDLRSKTQGRAVYSMTFNSYAEVPKAVADEIIQKTRGE
- the rpsG gene encoding 30S ribosomal protein S7, with protein sequence MPRKGPAPKRPLVSDPVYGSPLVTQLINKVLVDGKKSTAERIVYGALEGARAKSGGDPVAALKKAMDNVKPSLEVRSRRVGGATYQVPVEVKPGRSTALALRWLVGYSKARREKTMTERLQNEILDASNGLGAAVKRREDTHKMAESNKAFAHYRW
- the rpsL gene encoding 30S ribosomal protein S12 → MPTINQLVRKGRTPKVSKTKAPALKGSPMRRGVCTRVYTTTPKKPNSALRKVARVRLNGGVEVTAYIPGVGHNLQEHSIVLVRGGRVKDLPGVRYKIVRGALDTQGVKNRKQARSRYGAKMEKK